The region AGTGTTTCGTTAGattgttgagtttttttttttcatacttcTTGATTTCCTTTTATCTTAATTATCAACACCTATGCTTGTGTGGATGCCTTGATAATAATTTCTTAGAGAAGAACATTCTGCTACAACTATCTCATCCTACAAATTTTGACACAGTTTCATCTCCATGAGATAATAAACTTTCTTTCTTGCAACATGTGTTTACCATACACCAATTGCAAAATCAAAACCCTCTTTATCTTGGAACATGTAAAGAAAGGTCATATACTGATATTGAACTATTATTATATAGTATTGTAAATGACATTAATATCATGAACCTCACTTTACAGAGGTAACATGTTTCTAGTTGTTTTTGGAAGTTGCATCAgataataaatatcatttatatgtaaattatattgtaattgCTTCTGTTGCTCCTTCCATTAACACTACAATGACCATTTTCAGTACAACAAATACTTAAGCTTTACCTACCTAATCTACATCACGTGACTGCTACACAAATTTTCCTCTCCTAATCTTATAAACAAATGGAAAcccaagagaaaaagagaaatcaAATACATTTCAAAGGTCTAAGAATATATGTTTAGAAGCATTTACAATTTCAGTCTCTCTCAGATGTATTAGTTTCCTTGGACCTGTTCAGGTAACTCATCATCAGATAAACCAATTTGAATCCCTTCTACTAGTTTTCTCTTTGTATAATATCATGGTACATTGGCAGAAAGCGATGGCGACTTTAGAAGAGATAAAGGAGAATAGGGTAGCAGCACACACACAACAACCATAGTACTCACACGAGCTTTTTGTTTGGGTGAAGATCGACAACATATGACAGAAGCACAATTAGTGGCAACTCAAAGAAGGACCTTTCCAATTCTTGTTAAGCGAATAATCTAAGGACTTCCCATCGATTATCAAGCCAAACCCAGAAGAACTTCCTTTATTTGCATTACAACTCTCTTTTGCAGAGTTAATTTGTGAGATTCCTTCTCCATTTTGCTTCTTGATGCTTTCAAGAGAAGCCTAAGAAATTTTTGTATCAAAGATCTACAATagtgaaagaaaattaaattccaAAAATATGCTAAGGCGTGTACCTTTGCTAGAGCCTGCTTGTCCTTTGTTTTTCCTAGTATAGGATATATGAGGAATCAAGAGTGATCACTATCTTTTTCATGTCTTTTCTAAGTAAACTGCAAGCATACCTGTACAAAGAAAGGGTGGAAATAAGTTCAATTTTACACAACCTTAAGATTTTGTACCTTAAGCAATCTTTATACagacaaaagaaattttaataattactaaaattttgtACCTTAAGACAAATTTTGCAGAAACAACATGATAGAAGATGCCTAGAGCGATCACTTGAAGTGAAGAAGACATTGGAAGCCATTGTAAGAACTTGTGTTAGCACATACCAGACTCGGTAATACTCTtgaatgacaaataaaatttacaagtcAATCTCAGGAAGAATAATAGATCATACACGAAGAGTCAgaaggaaaattaaaatattcaacagCCTAGAGTTcttaaggaaaataaaatttgacaatGGCGTGACTGCATTGGACCCTGTTCTAAGAAAATTTGAAGGCTCAATTTTATCAGTTTATCAGTCGTTTTCGGATTTAATCGATTAGTATATAAATAATCCATATTACATAACTGTTTCAATATAGAGCACAGtgattcaatataaaatttagcagagcaacaaaacaataaacaaaatacTAAGTGATTAATAGTagattttttaatcaataaatccATAATGATGTTTGCAACATACTTACTAATATTTTCAAAGCAATAACAGATAAGAACAGCAAGAGGCAGCTTATAAAAAACATgttcaatttcaaaaaaagttatattgtTTTTGCTTCTAATGCATCCAAAGGATTAACAATATTCTGCACCTCATTAATTGATAGCCTTCCATGAAGATTGAGTCCTCCAAGTTGCTTAATATTGATGACCTTGCTATCTCTATCAACAGAAAACGTACTCAGTACTTGAAGATTCTTCAATTCTCCAAAATGCATTGGCATCTTTCTAACATTTGTATGTTCAAATTCCAAACAATTCAATTTGGTGAGCTTATGCAAATTTGAAGGTAATTCCTCCAGAAAGAACAAAAGTTCATCTTCATTATTAGCAAGTTATAGAGCAAACATATTGAGTCAGGTAGTTTTGTATATGAGTATACGAAAGGTCTATCGAACAGAGATGTTTAAGATCACCAAGAGATTAGGGACCTCACTAAGCTGAGAATATCCGTTCAAGGATAAGACGCGTAAAAACTTCAACTTGGAGAACAACTCATGTACCAAATATTGAATTGACAAGGATTGAAGTCATAGCTACAGTCATTTGTAATTGAATGAAATGAACGCAGTCTTTTAGCATCAATTAAAACTCCCTAAATCATCAAAATATTCTACGTCAtcgaatgaaaatgaaaaatgacgGGTTGTATTGGGTATATTTCCTTTATCATATTTGAACCTGAAACAGAAGTCTGCACAAACATATTTTGCCAATCATTGAGAAGGTCATGCATGACAAATCGCATTCCAAAGCTTGATTCAAGAAAGAAGGACCTCGTTAATAGATCATGGAATATTGTTCACCAATTTCTCGTACATTCTTGATTTGTCGCATTTCAGAGCTTAATTGAAGAAAGAAGGACCTTGTTAATAGATCGTCGAAATATTGTTCACCAATTTCATGTACACTCTTGATCTGTTTAGAGTGATTAAGAAAATCTTCAGCCATccataacaaaattaattcctTCTTGTTAAATTCATAATCTTTGGAATAATGCACAATAAGCAAAGCACCTCttgagatgagaaggaaggtgTTGATAACTCAATAGTAGAGCAGgcataatttcaacttctttCGGTAAGTCCCATATGTCGCTTTCCAGTACGCTTTGCCAATCTGAAATGGATGACTTTGTGCGGAGAAGTCATCCAATTCTTTTGCCAATCTCCTTTCTCTCATCATTCAATTCATGATCATCATTTTTTAGTGCATGCTTTTTAAAAGGTTCCAACATTCCTCTTCTTCTAATTGCTTTAGCCTATGCACTTCAGACATCATGTTAGAAGCAACTTTCTCACCACGTGTTGTGACAATAATTCTACTTCCTGGTGCCCCATAACTAAGAGGAGTTCGCACAGCTTCCCATTCTTCTCGTCTTTCGTTCCAAACATCATCCAAAACAAGAGAAATTTCCTTcctgatattttttctttcaatcttcCATGAACCATTTCCAGGTCTCCGCTATCATCTTTAGATTTAGTGATTGCCTCAAGAATTGTTTTTGTAACTATCAAAACATCAAAATGGTCGGAAACACAAACCCAAGCTCTGATATCAAATTTGGCCTCCTCTATCTTTGGGTCATTGTATACATGTTGGGCGAGTGTGGTCTTATTACCCAACCCACCCATTCCCACAATGGAAAGTATTGATGGCTGGTCATGATTCTCAGTTTCAGATGTGAGccaatttaaaatcatttctttgtctgCATCTCTTCCATAATAACACTTTCAACCACCAAAGAAGAAGATGGCAATTTCTGTGACTCTTTGCTACCTGATCCATCACCAGAGTAAATACCCTCTTTCAAACCGAGAGCACCCTTTGCTTTGCAAGATATTCTAGTTTCTCTAGGACATCTCTCATCTCTGattcaattttcttgttaaatGAGGTGAAAGTAGAGTTGAAGAAATTTGATACCTTGGAAGTAAGGGTTTGTGGGTCTGATCGAGCTTCCACTTGGCATCTGGTGAGTTCATACTCTATTTCCTTCAAGAGATCCTCTGCATCGAAGACAACATCTTTGACAGCAAAAAGCCAAGCTTTGATGTGTGGATTTCTGAACTGTTTTTGTTCAGCATCATCAGCGAGAGCATTGATTGAGTGCAGCATGATGTTCAGATTGCTAAGAAGCTTCTCATCAAGTTTTCTTCCACGAAAGAACTGTAAAACTTGAGGAGAAGCCAGCCTGTCGAAGGCAACCTGAAGAAAGCAGAAGAAGAGCACCCAACAACTTCTGCTGCCATGGTAGGGGTTGAGAAATGGTGAAAGGAAATGTATAATTTGAAGTGCAGTTTACGAACCACAATGATGAAATTAATAGTTAGGTATTTTACCATTTTCGGTTACTTTACTCTAAGAACATTGACTCAGTGCAGACTTGACTTTAAGTCTTTTTGACAAGCAAATTTCCCTGAGCTTTGTAACATAATGATCCATTGGATTAAGAATGGATGGTTGAAATATAGGATGAGTTTGATTCAATCTCATCTAAATTTAAGCAGTTGGATACGCATTCAACGGTTTTGATGAATTTAATGTGTGCAACAATAATTACACCAATTCCACCAGgtatttagttattaaaaaaagaagttaacttttatattataaaaaaggaaaaaaaattaaaggtaactgttacattttctttttccttatttGTTTATCTCTAATAACATTTGTAGCTCAACTTGTGCTAAATAGATGTATGTATCTTATGCTTTCCCTTGTTCTTTCTGTtttctatcttttatatatCCGCATTTATGAGCTACAAGCTCTAAGATggaattttatataaaaataaataaataaattgtgcTAAATAAGGTTCACCAATTAGCATAAAAGATGTTAAGGTACTTTAAATTATGTAGCACAGATCTTGGTCAATTATTATAGTATACGTAATAAttgtattcaatttttttcttcttccaattAAAATTGGGCTTTAGGATTTAAGTATGCAAACGTAAATTGGGAagcaaaattaaaaatcaaatcaatataTCTATCCACATACTCAAACCCtcaaacaattgaaaattataGTTCTCTAGATATTTGATTCCAATATTAGGAAAAAAGAACAAACTTAAATTAGCTAACGATGAGTGCAAGAATTCAATTTGTGTTGTTTGATGTTCACCCCCTAATTGATCCTCAGATATTTTGTTTTCGTTATTTAATATCAAAgcgaaaatagaaaaaatattgatttatgaTCTTTGCTTTTGGGCAGAATTAGGTCTTTAATAAGCTCTTACCTAAACCCTAATTTTACAAAACCCTAAAGCAATTTGGTCTCTAATATAAGGTCTACGAgcctaattaaaaaatatgcaaaCCCTGCGGTTCATTTACAATAAATCTGGCTCAACtcctaaaaattataaaaaataacataggaTTCCAAATCCATCGATCCATATGACTATTTTAAAACTCTGAAGTGTGAAATCAAATACAAGTGTAATCAACAAGTAATTATGTTTATAGAAAAAGTATTGAAATCAACAagtaattatgtaatttataaacataattcCAAAGTTCAGTAGAGTGACCAAGTCCAGTATGagtttattatatgttaaaacTTCATGAGTCAATCAtataaaaatcttttaatattctACATCTTGTTTGgacatgattttaattttaattttaatttttgcaatttgttgattggataatgatattttgatccaCATTTGACCCAGTACTCCAATCACTcttcaattatctattttaattttatttaatagtgtGATGTTATAATTAAAGAGTGATTAAAATGGtggaattaaaaatgaataaaagaaaatgggtcaaaatatcattatcctgattaaacttttactttatttcatAAGCTTAGTGTAACTTTGCAATTGTTTGAAAAATGGTATGGTGTCTCTGAATGTTATTGGTGCGATGAAAATACTCTTGTAAcagttttgtttgttttgaataaggaaaatgatattttaactcactattttttatttagttttaacaCACTACTTTTGATCATcattaaattatctattttaattttttttagtgatatgatgtaataatttaatgatgtggttaaaagtgaataaaaaaatgagttgAAGTATCATTGTCTTGTCCTGAGAATAACTAATTGTATAGTTTTGTGATTTTAGGACACtttgtaatatttattgctTTGTTTGAATTTAGTAGAAGTTACTGGAAAGCATGTATGAAAGATAACATATAGAATTATATAATTCTATATTGTCATCAAAGAagtaaaaaatgatatatatgtGTGTGGTGTGAAATTGGGATCTACTCAACGTTGAATCTCTCTAATAACACGACCATCCAGTTTTAAACCACATGCAGCAAACTGAAAATCCCCTAAATAGATTCAATTCACGTTGCACTTTCTCCAACAATCTTGGCACAATAGTTAATGGAAAATGTTACTAATCATCAAAAATATTACCAAATATTGATAACATTTAATCAACTTTTATTGATGCGATTTAGTAATATGAGATAAAATATTGTTGTAACATCCGAGTTAACGGTATAAATTACCAGACAAAACATttacataattgataaaatcaaAACATAAAAGTTAATACATAAATCTCATATTACAGTCATCCCAACATAGATCaattgaaatacaaaataaagtatAAGTATAACTatcaaagatttttcaaaaggaAACTAGGATCTAACACCAGAAATCTAGATGTAACTATACAACAGCATGTCCTTCTCCTTCTCTAATCCAGCTCCAAAATCTCCAACTGCTCACACCAATCAGGTGATTATTGCCTCCAGTGCTCTACAGAGTGGGTATACagtaccacacacaaggttagtccgtTAAAACCTCTGATCAAGGTAAAATTTCAAGGCTAGGACCTCATGCTTCTCTCACCACATGTCTCATCCTTCTCTACTTCAGAAATTGATGGTCATTAGAACATCAAGATAACTTCCAATTGAACTCTCATGTTAATGCTTATAATCCAGCTCCAAAATCTCCAACTGCTCACACCAATCAGGTGattattgcaaaaaaaaaaaaaaacagacacCAAAGGGAACAAAACACAAGAgtaagggtaagctaatgaattttaaaaaaaaaaaaaaaaacacattaaccCACGATACAATAGTTAAGGTATACACAAACAATCAACTATTTACATACAGGCATTGGCGGAACTAGGTGATGACAgaggagccacggctcccccattttttttttttttgaattttttttacatatatttatatatttttaaaaattataatatatattatttatattaagattatattatggaaaattataataaagataaataaaaaaatttaatgagacattatttataaaagagattaggttttttttttctgactataAGATCTTTTcaccatgtaaattatcatgaaagtgtgtgaagagagataaatacaaagagataaatTGGGAAATAAAGGGtggaaacacatagattgagattgtGTATACATTCGTGCATGATCTCTCACAAATCAaagttagtatcttattatgactTATGTATAttagtttatgattcttttatgatgtttcttccaaattaagtttatcccaaattaatataaaccctaattatgattttagggattcttttatgaaattggtataaaccctaataataatttttcctaaattattataaccttaattatgaaatttagggatttgtGTTTTTCGggtatttttgttttaagttttgaatttatacaatattgcttatttaattaagtagtatgagttttgctatattttgcattgtgataatcgtgatttgtgaatataaattttattttttctaaataggcgagaggtgataaatttatattagaaagattatgataaaagtaaaaaaattgattcctcTTTTCAAGGAGaaaaggtttgtgataaagatgaaaaaaaatgcatttacagtaactaaacttaagaaatttaataagaactaagaatttagacaataaaaaacaaatctctaaagttctcAGAGTTACATatcatgaatttaaaaattcattagaacgtGATCTGGGAAAAACgacatcaaatttgacaataccaccaaatcaaattgatgagatacgaatgacttatctaaaatggtattcatggtttggtatcatgatataatagcatgatataatagcgaatgatagtaatatatttttgaattctactattatgtgtgtttgttttaaggagaggaaatgaagagaaaaaatgaagaatttttcttctaaagaaaaattatatataacaatctaatttggccccctatattttttgtccaagttccgccactgcatACAggtatttaaaactaaaactcAATTAATCCGGATACAAGCATTGATGTTGAGTCCTAGTAAGttgtgcacttgtggtggcATCTAGTACTCTACGGAGCGGTAGATagtaccacacacaaggttaatccattAACACCTCTGATCAAGGTAAAATCCAAAGACTAAGACCTCATGCTCCTCTCACGACATGTCTCATCCTTCTCTACTTGAGAAATTGATGGTCATTAGAGCATTAGGATAACTTCCAACTAAACTCTCACGTCAATGCTTACACTACAACAATCACTACTAATTTTCCTTGAATTAGTATTATTACATACTCATTCATCAATCAtttctcaaaataaatattcataagaGTCATAAGCTTTCTCGAATAACTCAGTGAGTAAACGTTAAGGTTGTGATCTACTCGCTCATCGAGCACATCCTCTCGCTTACCTAAAAGTGTGAAATTGTCCTTTTTGACCAGCGATAAAATGGCTTGCCTAAACTCGCTGGGCTGGGACTCCAgcggaaaatattttaaataattcaccCAGTGAGAACTACTCATTCAACGACTTCGAAGTCAAAAGCCTATGAATTTGAAACTCGCCCAACGAGTAGCATCGCCCAACGACTTCCAAAGTTGGGAGCTTCTGACTTGAAAACTCGCCCAGTGAGTAATGGCTCACCCAACGAGTAATGGCTCATCCAACGAGTAATGGCTCGTCTAACGAGTGTGCATAATTATGCAGAACATGTTTGCTGCATAATTCTACATTACGAAAATCAGGCCAAACCTCCCAACAACCGTACCAGATACCAAACAGAAATTCATCATGAATACCAATATCAATTTATCTCAGATGCACAATTAAAACATTAGTTATTCTCAAGAAAGATAATCTAATTTTCATAGCTTTCACATAACATTTCTCATTTTGCAActcatatatcaaaataaatacaatcaTACACTTTATAATTCTGACatgtttgaattttaaaataatacaactaACTTTCCTTACTTGTAAAACAACGTAGACGACCCAAAGCGAGTATCAAACCGCTTTTTAAACCTAACAGAGACCACAACTCAATCTAAGAACAACAAGAACATGATTAGGGAACATCATCAGAACCATTGATCAAGGGAAAAACATGAATAAAACTCAAATGACACATACGAGTGGAAATCTCTTGCATGCACCAAAGATCTAAATTAAGCAAGAGACAAGAGTAGAACATAACTTACTTTGTTGGAGAAATTGATCAGGCAGAATTAGAGAACTTGTCTCAGGGATCACCCTAGTGGTCTTTGATGATCATCAGACAAATGAACATAGGAGGAGTGAGAAATTGAGAGAGAGGGTTATAGAATAAAGGATTTTAGAGAGATATGACACTTATAACTAATGAAACTCTTTATAagatttctatttatattttagtattcattattttaaacacctTATCAATTCTAAAATACTATCTTCTAGGTTCTCAAACATACTATAGCTTATGTTATTAATAACATCTAACAACATTTTGACATATtaatagaaacatttaaaaatatgttaactaaatcttttagtaatattttttttagaagaaatgAAACTGTTTTAGAAATGTGATTAAGAAATTTAGTGACTTTCTTTTTCacagagaaaaatataatattataatagcGGTGCTGgaaattttgtaacatttttttaataaaaggtaacattttaaaattgttaataaaatttttggtAACGTATTTTTTTACAGAGGTAGGTAACATTATCAAAACTGCGaccaatataaatattttgtaaaaatcaataaatgttaccaaatctttttctttagtgaaataaaatatgttttcttaataaattttacaaataacatttcatttaataaatcaaaattatgtcaatactgaattcaattaatatctaaactaaaaacataaaataattaaacttatcaAGGTATATCCAAAACAAGTTATACAATTgtaatttaatgtatttaattaaatatatttaataatttaattaaccaAAACAATGGTGAAGAGTCATAAAGTGACATGGGTGCATGATAGTTGAAATAACTTCAAACAATAAGTACACAACAATCAACTGTAATGTATTGATATGGGGATGTCAACACACAAGTAGCCATCCATAAGTTTTGCaatatccaaaaaaataaaaaaagcaatgtaataaagataaacaaaatagtattatatataGACTTTCATCACTAACatcaaatagaaaacaaagtaGTACAGATTCTCTatcaagtttatttgatgttttttataaatgtttggaCAGAGATATTGGAGAATTATACAATAATCGGTTCTTTAATGTGAGCAATCTTTTTCCAGTCTTGGTCTTGTGGATTCTGATAACGCTCACTGATTAATGGACACGACCGGATTTCAAGAAAAGAGATGGATTTGGGCAAACCCTCTTCTGGTAAGCATTGAAGGTTGAAGCATCGAATAATTGTGAGAGAGGAGAGGTGAGAGAGACCCTTGTAGTCCAACTTTTTGAGATTTGGGCAATTAAAGATTCTTAGAAAGGTAAGAGAGGTGGCAACAAACCTTCATCGGGAAAATACTCCGTATCCACATTTTCAACATACAACCTTTCAAGACAAGGCTCGGCACCCAAAGCCTCTCTCAGGGAGGTTATAAGTCTGAAACTTGAAAGAGACACCTCTTTTAAATTTGATGGCAAACTTCCTTCTTCAAACATCTCCACTTGTGGACATTCCCATTCTTCCCATTCCTTCATGTTCCTGAAGCTTAGTCTTTCCATGGACGCAAAGGAAGAAGAGTTGCTCCCATAAAATCCATCACTAACACCAATGCTCACTATTCCATCAAGCCCTTCAATCTCGAGGTTCTTCAGAGATGACAATTCTCCAAGGGAAGGCAAACATAGACAATTTTTACAGTTATTCAGACTTAAGAACACCAAATTAGATAATGAATTATCAAATAACCAACTTGGAAATTCTATACCGTGATAGCTCCAGATTGACAAATGCTCCAAGTGAATGGAAGGTTGGAGATTCTCAAGCACTTCTTTTTCTTCCCTTGCATCATTAGGGACATGATTTGAATTCCATATTAACCCTAACTCCACAAGCTGTTTATCTTTCAAATTTGCCTCTAGTGCATCCAAAGGATTAACAATATTTTGCACTTGATAAATTGATAGGCTCCCATGAAGATTGAGTCCTCCCAACTGCTTAATACTGGACTCACTATGGACACGAAACGCATCCAGTAAATGAAGATTCTTCAATTCTCCAAAATGCATCGGCATCTTTGTCACCTTTGTATTTTCAAATTCCAGACAATGCAATTTGGTGAGTTTATGTATATTTGAGGGCAATTCTTCCAGATCTGAACAATAGTTCAACTTCAATATTAGTAAGTTAAAGAGCAAACATATTGAGTCAGGTAGCTTTTGTATATTAGTATATGAAAGGTCTAACGAACGAAGCTGTTTAAGAGCACCGACAGAATCAGGAACCTCTGTAATAAGATCACCAAATCCACTCAATGATAAGACGCGCAAAAACTTGAACTTGGAGAACAATTCATCAATCAGAATCAATGCACAAGGAAGACCGTCAATATTATTTGTCATTGGAATAAATGAACGCAGTCTTTTAGCATCAATTAAACTCCCCATACCATCATCATATACTTCATTatcaattgaaaatgaaaaatgacgGGTTGTTTTGGGTATACGGACTCCTTTATCAAATTTGAACATGAAACAAAAGTTTCCACCAACATATTTTGCCAAATCATTCAAAAGGTCATGCATGACAAATCGCATTTTAATACTCGACTGAAGAAAAAAAGACCTTGTTAATAGATCATCGAAATATTGTTCACCAACTTCTTCTACATTCTCGATATGTTGAGAGTGACGGAGAAAATCTTCAGCCatccataataaaattaactcCTTCTTATCAAATTCATAATCTTTGGGAAATAATGCACAATAAGCAAAACACCTCTTAAGGTGAGAAGGAAGGTGCTGATAACTCAAAAGCAGAGCAGGGATAATTCCAAGTTCTTTTGGTAAGT is a window of Vigna unguiculata cultivar IT97K-499-35 chromosome 4, ASM411807v1, whole genome shotgun sequence DNA encoding:
- the LOC114180939 gene encoding putative disease resistance RPP13-like protein 1 encodes the protein MGGLGKTTLAQHVYNDPKIDVAKFDIKAWVCVSDHFDVLTVTKTILESIADKKYDSGNLNMVHKNLKEKLSGKKFLLVLDDVWNEKREEWEVVQTPLNDGAPGSRILVTTRAEKVASNMRSKVHHLKQLEKDECWKVFKKHALKDDDLELNDEKKKIGRSIVEKCKGLPLALKTIGCLLYTKASISDWKSVLESDIWNLPKELGIIPALLLSYQHLPSHLKRCFAYCALFPKDYEFDKKELILLWMAEDFLRHSQHIENVEEVGEQYFDDLLTRSFFLQSSIKMRFVMHDLLNDLAKYVGGNFCFMFKFDKGVRIPKTTRHFSFSIDNEVYDDGMGSLIDAKRLRSFIPMTNNIDGLPCALILIDELFSKFKFLRVLSLSGFGDLITEVPDSVGALKQLRSLDLSYTNIQKLPDSICLLFNLLILKLNYCSDLEELPSNIHKLTKLHCLEFENTKVTKMPMHFGELKNLHLLDAFRVHSESSIKQLGGLNLHGSLSIYQVQNIVNPLDALEANLKDKQLVELGLIWNSNHVPNDAREEKEVLENLQPSIHLEHLSIWSYHGIEFPSWLFDNSLSNLVFLSLNNCKNCLCLPSLGELSSLKNLEIEGLDGIVSIGVSDGFYGSNSSSFASMERLSFRNMKEWEEWECPQVEMFEEGSLPSNLKEVSLSSFRLITSLREALGAEPCLERLYVENVDTEYFPDEGLLPPLLPF